GTAACCCTGCTCAGGTAGTCGCCTGCGCCCACACGCTTACACACGCGCATCTAAAACCGCCTACCCACTCGTTTCGTTTTGTTCTTGGAACCAAGTCGTCGTTAGTTGTTGCCGGTCCACGTCATTCTTTCAGTGccctttttcgctttctccaCCGGCTTTCATCGTTGCAGCTGCGTTCGCGTGTACGGACTTTCGCTCACCATCCCCCCAACCCAACCCAACCCAGCCcaacccacacacacacgtacactcACTCTTGCATTGTTGCTTCCCCACCCCTAATTTCTTTCCGAGTATTTCATcgctttttgtgtgtgtgtgcgtgtgtgtatattTTGCTTTTACTCTttgttctccctccctcacctcgcATTGGGTGACCTCAGCGCCTCTCCACCACGCGATTTGTCGCGTTTGAtcgtccaccacctctctcctgccaTCTCACGtgtgctgtctctctctctctttctcttacACGCCAAgttctgctctcctcctcgttcacTCGTCACGATGTCCGGCTCTGAggcactcactcactcaccgGATCGGTTTATCTTCTTACCATTCCGCCTCGGCGAGAAGGACATCCCGGACTGGTCGCTTTGCTCGCGCTACATCGCCACGAACCATGCGAGCAACAATACAACCACCGTCGATGACGCCATCAAGTCTATGGCGGCGTACCACAACACCATTGTGAAGGCATGCACCCTTTCTGACTCGAAGCAGACGCCGAACGAAAGTTTTATTAAtcacacgctgctgcgctactGCCGCCTGGTGGGGCAAGCGCAGGCCCATCTGCCACTACACAGCGGACACGTGAGCAAAAACCTAAAATTTGTCTGGTATGACAGCTTCGATGACGGAACCAAGTATGAGAGTACGAATTCAAACTCGGAGCTGGTGAGCTGCGTGTACAACCTAGCCGCCTCGTACGCGTACGTGGCGGTGACGCAGGCCCACACAGGGTCTATGGAGGAAGTGAAGAGTGCGTACAAACACTTTCAGAACGCGGCCGGTTACTACGAGATGGTCACCTCGATGTTGGACCGCCTGCCGCCAGACCAGCTGACCAAGGGTGACATGAAGCGAGACTCGCTGGCAATGCTCACTCGGCTGTGTCTCGCTCAGGCTCACCACTGCGGGTACctcaaggcggaggagacgaTGAAGGGAAAGCACGATGTACTGTCCAAGATtacggtggaggcggcgaagcAATACGAGGACGTTCTCTCATCCTTCAAGAACTCGGTATggctgaagaagagggcggcTAACGCAAAGGACGTCGAGGCCCACCTCGGAGCCAACGTCTGCATCTTCAaggcgcgcgcacacctTCACCTCGGCATCaagagcgaggaagagggcgagaTGGGTGAGGCCATCGCGCACTACCGAAAGGCAAAGGAGCACCTAATGAAGCTGCCTCGCATGACGACGCAATCGCTGACGGTGTGGGTCAACAGCATTGTCACCAGCGCCAACACAGTCGAGGAGAAGGCCGAGAAGGCAAATGCGTCTGTCTACTTTGCCCGCATCCCAAAAGATGTTCCGCAGCCAGAGGGGCTGCCGCGCTCGCTCGGCACCGCGACGGTGCACCCAGGCTTTGTGCGGTTTGTGTCGACACGCGAAGAGGACCCCTTTTTCGGAATCGTTTCCGCGCACATCGCGAAGACAGTGAGCGCCTGGcgcgagaagcagcgcaacCTCGTTCATgtctgcaccaccgccgccgccaacacGCGCAAGAGCACACAGGCAAAGCTACAGACACTGGGGGTAGTGGCGGCCATACAGGCCATGTCCGGCGAGTTCCAGGGCCGCAACCGCGTGCCGGAGCCGCTGCGCTCAAACATTctgaagctgcgcgaggagaaCAAGACCCCGAGCGGTGCAACTTGCAGCGTGACCGACATCCTCATGAGCAGCGTGAGTGCGTGCAGTGAACTGTACCAGGCCGCCGAGAACAAGCTGAAGGAAGTGAGCGCGGAGCTGGAAAAGGACAGTGAGACAGATGGGCACTATGTGGAAGCTTACGGAGAGAAGATGTGGCGTGCCGTGCACCCCGTCTCCAACCAGACCCCGGACTACTGCACCATCTCGGCGGCCATCAGTGAGCACGAGAAGggtctgcagcggtggctcgTGAAGCCGTTCAACGAGGCGAAGATGATGATGGAGGAACACATAAGGAACATCGCCCGTCTGGACTGGCCGATTGCAGATTTGGACGCGCTGATGCCGTTTGTGGAAACCAAGGAGGCACGCCAGCAGTCAGGCAGGGTCATGGCGCTcgtggagaagctgaaggagttAGTGGAGACGAGGGCACGCATCGAGAATGAAcaagcagaggaagagaaggtcCTGCAAGACAAGCTAGAGTCCGACGACTTGGTCTTCAGCATTTCCTCTGTCGAGTCAACGCAGCGCGACGCGATACTGGCGAAGGGTTCCAAGGACATCTCGGACGCGATCGAGAAGGTGAACGAGAAGGTGCGCCAGGAGCGGGAATTAGTGCCCAAGGCcgaggagctgatggagcAGATCGGCACTTTACAAAGTACTGACCCCATGGCTGTGGAAATACAGAAGGTATCGAACGGGCTCGAAAACGCCTGCTCCATCTATCAAGACCTCAAGAAGGACTTTGCGAGCGTTGTGCAGTACGGCACCAAGGCCATAGACGAGATTGAGGCCACTCTCAGAGAAGCCAAGTCCTACACAACGAGTCGCGAGCTTCAGGCACGGGAGGTGCAGAGTCGTCTGGATGCGCAGATTGCGGCGAAGATGAGCCAGATGCAGGACGTGGAGAGCCAAATCGCCGAATCACGGCGGCGTCAAGAaatgctgcagcagcagattgcctcgctgcagcagcagacgcagcagcagcccgcaTACCAGTACCCACCGCCGTCCCTTCAGCAGctaccacagcagcagtacccgccgccacaacagcagtacccgccgccacagcagcagcagtacaaCCAAATACCCCCGGCGCCGTCCGTGCCATATCAGTACCCTCCCCTGTCTATTCAGCAGGAGCCGCCTGCTCCACCGTCGTACGATCAACTCAGCAGCACAGCTCCGATGCCGTCGGtgcagccaccacccccacagcAGATGAGTGCGTACCCGTATCcagtgccaccgcagcagcagcctgtAAACTCTGCCTACCCCTCCTACAAACCGCCATACTCACTGTAGACAACGTACGCACATGGATCCCCTCAACCTTACCTCAAGTGTGCATGCGTGAACACGCTCTGTCCACATGGCCCTTCGTACCTGATTCGCCTTGC
This portion of the Leishmania panamensis strain MHOM/PA/94/PSC-1 chromosome 27 sequence genome encodes:
- a CDS encoding hypothetical protein (TriTrypDB/GeneDB-style sysID: LpmP.27.1630); its protein translation is MSGSEALTHSPDRFIFLPFRLGEKDIPDWSLCSRYIATNHASNNTTTVDDAIKSMAAYHNTIVKACTLSDSKQTPNESFINHTLLRYCRLVGQAQAHLPLHSGHVSKNLKFVWYDSFDDGTKYESTNSNSELVSCVYNLAASYAYVAVTQAHTGSMEEVKSAYKHFQNAAGYYEMVTSMLDRLPPDQLTKGDMKRDSLAMLTRLCLAQAHHCGYLKAEETMKGKHDVLSKITVEAAKQYEDVLSSFKNSVWLKKRAANAKDVEAHLGANVCIFKARAHLHLGIKSEEEGEMGEAIAHYRKAKEHLMKLPRMTTQSLTVWVNSIVTSANTVEEKAEKANASVYFARIPKDVPQPEGLPRSLGTATVHPGFVRFVSTREEDPFFGIVSAHIAKTVSAWREKQRNLVHVCTTAAANTRKSTQAKLQTLGVVAAIQAMSGEFQGRNRVPEPLRSNILKLREENKTPSGATCSVTDILMSSVSACSELYQAAENKLKEVSAELEKDSETDGHYVEAYGEKMWRAVHPVSNQTPDYCTISAAISEHEKGLQRWLVKPFNEAKMMMEEHIRNIARLDWPIADLDALMPFVETKEARQQSGRVMALVEKLKELVETRARIENEQAEEEKVLQDKLESDDLVFSISSVESTQRDAILAKGSKDISDAIEKVNEKVRQERELVPKAEELMEQIGTLQSTDPMAVEIQKVSNGLENACSIYQDLKKDFASVVQYGTKAIDEIEATLREAKSYTTSRELQAREVQSRLDAQIAAKMSQMQDVESQIAESRRRQEMLQQQIASLQQQTQQQPAYQYPPPSLQQLPQQQYPPPQQQYPPPQQQQYNQIPPAPSVPYQYPPLSIQQEPPAPPSYDQLSSTAPMPSVQPPPPQQMSAYPYPVPPQQQPVNSAYPSYKPPYSL